In one window of Nicotiana tabacum cultivar K326 chromosome 12, ASM71507v2, whole genome shotgun sequence DNA:
- the LOC142167007 gene encoding uncharacterized protein LOC142167007, with amino-acid sequence MELLKDYDCSILYHPEKANVVADVLSRKSMGSLEHIAPTKRLLAKDIQILEDTGIKFSVGSSEALLACAQAKSSLVERIKATQYKDEQFCKYRDEALAGKSKDMIVESDGVLQMGDMLCVADVDGLRNAILKEAHNSRYTIHPGSTKMYHDLKQFY; translated from the coding sequence ATGGAACTACTCAAAGACTATGACtgttctattttgtatcatcctgaaaaagccaatgtggtggctgatgtaTTGAGCAGAAAATCTATGGGGAGTTTGGAACATATAGCTCCTACAAAGAGACTTTTGGCTAAAGATATTCAGATACTAGAAGATACAGGTATCAAATTTAGTGTCGGAAGTTCAGAGGCATTGTTGGCTTGTGCTCAGGCTAAGTCTTCATTAGTTGAGCGCATTAAGGCCACCCAATATAAGGATGAGCAATTTTGCAAATACAGAGATGAGGCCTTAGCTGGTAAAAGCAAGGATATGATTGTTGAAAGTGATGGTGTTCTTCAAATGGGTGACATGCTATGTGTTGCAGACGTAGATGGGTTGAGGAATGCTATTCTTAAAGAAGCTCACAACTCTAGATACACTATACATCCTGGAtccacaaaaatgtatcatgacctaAAGCAATTTTATTGA
- the LOC142167008 gene encoding uncharacterized protein LOC142167008 — translation MPLLQSARPVGHHLRDCPQPPRNFNHASIQSAAPTQTTHNTSGATGTGNKGRGAGDHSNVNQGQGNAGRGQARVFAFTRQDAQTSNAVVTSIVSVCSFDALALIDPGSTHSYVSSYFALRFSRQPELLNDPFLVATPVGEFLLAEYVYLACQIRVEGRDTLADLIIVKFEIPNEPSFVLKRGQVPETCKVVSFMKAQRLLKKGWLGLLAIVNDTRKETVSIENILVVREFSDVFLEDLPGLPLVREINLGIDLPPDTYPILIPPYRMAPAELKELK, via the exons ATGCCACTACTTCAGTCTGCCAGACCTGTG GGACATCACTTGAGGGATTGCCCTCAGCCTCCGAGAAATTTCAACCATGCTTCTATTCAGTCAGCTGCACCTACTCAGACTACTCATAATACTTCAGGTGCTACAGGTACAGGAAATAAAGGTCGAGGTGCTGGAGATCATTCTAATGTGAATCAAGGACAAGGGAAtgctggtagaggtcaggcgagagtttttgcatttactagacaGGATGCTCAGACCTCGAATGCAGTGGTTACAAGTATTGTTTCTGTTTGTTCATTTGATGCACTtgcgttgattgatccaggatctactcaCTCCTATGTGTCCTCGTACTTTGCTTTAAGGTTTAGTAGACAGCCTGAGCTATTGAATGATCCTTTTCTAGTTGCTACTCCTGTTGGAGAGTTTCTATTAGCTGAATACGTGTATCTTGCTTGTCAGATTCGGGTTGAGGGTAGGGATACTTTAGCTGACcttatt ATAGTTAAGTTTGAGATACCAAACGAACCCAGTTTTGTTCTAAAAAGGGGTCAGGTTCCAGAGACTTGCAAAGTtgtatcttttatgaaggctcaacgacTTCTGAAAAAAGGTTGGTTGGGTCTCTTAGCTATTGTAAATGACACAAGAAAGGAAACAGTCAGTATAGAAAACATACTAGTAGTGAGagaattttctgatgtatttcttGAGGATTTACCAGGATTGCCTCTAGTACGAGAAATAAATCTTGGTATTGATTTGCCACCTGACACATATCCCATATTAATACCCCCATATCGGATGGCACCAGCCGAGTTGAAGGAGCTAAAATAA
- the LOC107769488 gene encoding tubby-like F-box protein 5 isoform X3, whose product MIITQQTSCRGNEMALKSIIHVLKGVGDNVDSKSKKQAERKCVLSRGRSYVAPERLTSSPCLFVQESPWASLPHELLFDIIQRIEASEITWPARRDVVTCASVCRSWRETTKEVVRTPEQCGLLTFPTSLKQPGPRDCPIQCFIRRERATSTFRLYLGLSPALSGDASKLLLTAKKIRRATCTDFLISMSKDDFSRASDCYVGKLRSNFLRTKFVIYDAQPPCNLLIQSSGVLHKKFAMKKVEPKQLFGNHNVGTISYEVNVLRTRGPRRMRCTMHAIPFTAIQEGGSAPTPATFKEHVQCNSSLVSAVSNRTVQDSICSCFDEPVETIQKNTEPLTLRNKAPRWHEQLQCWCLNFKGRVTVASVKNFQLVASSGTSQGIPITELEKVILQFGKIGKDIFTMDYHYPLSAFQAFAICLSSFDTKPACE is encoded by the exons ATGATTATTACTCAGCAAACGAGTTGTCGAGGGAATGAAATGGCACTGAAATCAATTATTCATGTGCTTAAGGGAGTAGGAGATAATGTAGATAGCAAATCAAAAAAGCAAGCCGAGAGGAAGTGTGTATTGAGCCGTGGCAGGTCATATGTGGCTCCTGAGAGGTTAACATCCTCTCCATGTCTATTCGTTCAAGAAAGTCCGTGGGCGAGTTTGCCACATGAACTGCTGTTTGACATAATCCAAAGAATAGAGGCCAGTGAGATTACTTGGCCTGCCCGTAGAGATGTAGTTACTTGTGCCTCTGTGTGCCGGTCCTGGAGGGAAACAACCAAGGAGGTTGTTAGAACTCCGGAACAATGTGGGCTGCTGACTTTTCCTACGTCGTTGAAGCAG CCTGGGCCTAGAGATTGTCCAATTCAGTGCTTTATAAGAAGAGAAAGGGCAACATCAACTTTCCGATTATATCTTGGCCTGAGTCCTG CTCTTTCAGGGGATGCCAGTAAATTGCTATTGACGGCAAAGAAGATTAGAAGGGCCACATGCACTGACTTCTTAATATCCATGTCGAAAGATGATTTTTCCCGGGCAAGTGATTGTTATGTTGGGAAGTTAAG GTCTAATTTTCTCAGGACTAAGTTTGTCATTTATGACGCTCAGCCACCATGCAATTTATTGATCCAGTCCAGTGGTGTGTTACATAAAAAGTTTGCTATGAAGAAGGTAGAGCCAAAGCAGTTATTTGGAAATCACAATGTGGGTACCATTTCTTATGAAGTCAATGTTCTACGTACAAGGGGGCCAAGAAGAATGCGGTGCACTATGCATGCGATCCCTTTCACTGCAATTCAAGAAGGTGGATCTGCTCCTACACCAGCAACTTTCAAAGAACACGTTCAGTGCAATTCATCTTTAGTATCAGCAGTTTCAAATAGGACAGTCCAAGATTCTATTTGTAGTTGTTTTGATGAGCCAGTTGAAACAATTCAAAAGAATACAGAACCTTTGACTTTGAGGAATAAAGCTCCAAGATGGCATGAACAATTGCAATGTTGGTGTCTGAATTTTAAAGGCCGTGTTACAGTGGCCTCTGTCAAGAATTTTCAGCTGGTGGCCTCCTCTGGCACATCCCAGGGCATCCCAATCACAGAACTAGAAAAAGTAATCTTGCAATTTGGGAAGATAGGGAAAGACATTTTCACCATGGATTACCACTACCCTCTATCGGCGTTCCAAGCATTTGCAATCTGTTTAAGTAGCTTTGACACCAAACCTGCTTGCGAGTag
- the LOC107769488 gene encoding tubby-like F-box protein 5 isoform X1, translated as MIITQQTSCRGNEMALKSIIHVLKGVGDNVDSKSKKQAERKCVLSRGRSYVAPERLTSSPCLFVQESPWASLPHELLFDIIQRIEASEITWPARRDVVTCASVCRSWRETTKEVVRTPEQCGLLTFPTSLKQPGPRDCPIQCFIRRERATSTFRLYLGLSPGLMISTYSALSGDASKLLLTAKKIRRATCTDFLISMSKDDFSRASDCYVGKLRSNFLRTKFVIYDAQPPCNLLIQSSGVLHKKFAMKKVEPKQLFGNHNVGTISYEVNVLRTRGPRRMRCTMHAIPFTAIQEGGSAPTPATFKEHVQCNSSLVSAVSNRTVQDSICSCFDEPVETIQKNTEPLTLRNKAPRWHEQLQCWCLNFKGRVTVASVKNFQLVASSGTSQGIPITELEKVILQFGKIGKDIFTMDYHYPLSAFQAFAICLSSFDTKPACE; from the exons ATGATTATTACTCAGCAAACGAGTTGTCGAGGGAATGAAATGGCACTGAAATCAATTATTCATGTGCTTAAGGGAGTAGGAGATAATGTAGATAGCAAATCAAAAAAGCAAGCCGAGAGGAAGTGTGTATTGAGCCGTGGCAGGTCATATGTGGCTCCTGAGAGGTTAACATCCTCTCCATGTCTATTCGTTCAAGAAAGTCCGTGGGCGAGTTTGCCACATGAACTGCTGTTTGACATAATCCAAAGAATAGAGGCCAGTGAGATTACTTGGCCTGCCCGTAGAGATGTAGTTACTTGTGCCTCTGTGTGCCGGTCCTGGAGGGAAACAACCAAGGAGGTTGTTAGAACTCCGGAACAATGTGGGCTGCTGACTTTTCCTACGTCGTTGAAGCAG CCTGGGCCTAGAGATTGTCCAATTCAGTGCTTTATAAGAAGAGAAAGGGCAACATCAACTTTCCGATTATATCTTGGCCTGAGTCCTG GTCTGATGATTTCAACATATTCAGCTCTTTCAGGGGATGCCAGTAAATTGCTATTGACGGCAAAGAAGATTAGAAGGGCCACATGCACTGACTTCTTAATATCCATGTCGAAAGATGATTTTTCCCGGGCAAGTGATTGTTATGTTGGGAAGTTAAG GTCTAATTTTCTCAGGACTAAGTTTGTCATTTATGACGCTCAGCCACCATGCAATTTATTGATCCAGTCCAGTGGTGTGTTACATAAAAAGTTTGCTATGAAGAAGGTAGAGCCAAAGCAGTTATTTGGAAATCACAATGTGGGTACCATTTCTTATGAAGTCAATGTTCTACGTACAAGGGGGCCAAGAAGAATGCGGTGCACTATGCATGCGATCCCTTTCACTGCAATTCAAGAAGGTGGATCTGCTCCTACACCAGCAACTTTCAAAGAACACGTTCAGTGCAATTCATCTTTAGTATCAGCAGTTTCAAATAGGACAGTCCAAGATTCTATTTGTAGTTGTTTTGATGAGCCAGTTGAAACAATTCAAAAGAATACAGAACCTTTGACTTTGAGGAATAAAGCTCCAAGATGGCATGAACAATTGCAATGTTGGTGTCTGAATTTTAAAGGCCGTGTTACAGTGGCCTCTGTCAAGAATTTTCAGCTGGTGGCCTCCTCTGGCACATCCCAGGGCATCCCAATCACAGAACTAGAAAAAGTAATCTTGCAATTTGGGAAGATAGGGAAAGACATTTTCACCATGGATTACCACTACCCTCTATCGGCGTTCCAAGCATTTGCAATCTGTTTAAGTAGCTTTGACACCAAACCTGCTTGCGAGTag
- the LOC107769488 gene encoding tubby-like F-box protein 5 isoform X2, with protein sequence MIITQQTSCRGNEMALKSIIHVLKGVGDNVDSKSKKQAERKCVLSRGRSYVAPERLTSSPCLFVQESPWASLPHELLFDIIQRIEASEITWPARRDVVTCASVCRSWRETTKEVVRTPEQCGLLTFPTSLKQPGPRDCPIQCFIRRERATSTFRLYLGLSPGLMISTYSALSGDASKLLLTAKKIRRATCTDFLISMSKDDFSRASDCYVGKLRTKFVIYDAQPPCNLLIQSSGVLHKKFAMKKVEPKQLFGNHNVGTISYEVNVLRTRGPRRMRCTMHAIPFTAIQEGGSAPTPATFKEHVQCNSSLVSAVSNRTVQDSICSCFDEPVETIQKNTEPLTLRNKAPRWHEQLQCWCLNFKGRVTVASVKNFQLVASSGTSQGIPITELEKVILQFGKIGKDIFTMDYHYPLSAFQAFAICLSSFDTKPACE encoded by the exons ATGATTATTACTCAGCAAACGAGTTGTCGAGGGAATGAAATGGCACTGAAATCAATTATTCATGTGCTTAAGGGAGTAGGAGATAATGTAGATAGCAAATCAAAAAAGCAAGCCGAGAGGAAGTGTGTATTGAGCCGTGGCAGGTCATATGTGGCTCCTGAGAGGTTAACATCCTCTCCATGTCTATTCGTTCAAGAAAGTCCGTGGGCGAGTTTGCCACATGAACTGCTGTTTGACATAATCCAAAGAATAGAGGCCAGTGAGATTACTTGGCCTGCCCGTAGAGATGTAGTTACTTGTGCCTCTGTGTGCCGGTCCTGGAGGGAAACAACCAAGGAGGTTGTTAGAACTCCGGAACAATGTGGGCTGCTGACTTTTCCTACGTCGTTGAAGCAG CCTGGGCCTAGAGATTGTCCAATTCAGTGCTTTATAAGAAGAGAAAGGGCAACATCAACTTTCCGATTATATCTTGGCCTGAGTCCTG GTCTGATGATTTCAACATATTCAGCTCTTTCAGGGGATGCCAGTAAATTGCTATTGACGGCAAAGAAGATTAGAAGGGCCACATGCACTGACTTCTTAATATCCATGTCGAAAGATGATTTTTCCCGGGCAAGTGATTGTTATGTTGGGAAGTTAAG GACTAAGTTTGTCATTTATGACGCTCAGCCACCATGCAATTTATTGATCCAGTCCAGTGGTGTGTTACATAAAAAGTTTGCTATGAAGAAGGTAGAGCCAAAGCAGTTATTTGGAAATCACAATGTGGGTACCATTTCTTATGAAGTCAATGTTCTACGTACAAGGGGGCCAAGAAGAATGCGGTGCACTATGCATGCGATCCCTTTCACTGCAATTCAAGAAGGTGGATCTGCTCCTACACCAGCAACTTTCAAAGAACACGTTCAGTGCAATTCATCTTTAGTATCAGCAGTTTCAAATAGGACAGTCCAAGATTCTATTTGTAGTTGTTTTGATGAGCCAGTTGAAACAATTCAAAAGAATACAGAACCTTTGACTTTGAGGAATAAAGCTCCAAGATGGCATGAACAATTGCAATGTTGGTGTCTGAATTTTAAAGGCCGTGTTACAGTGGCCTCTGTCAAGAATTTTCAGCTGGTGGCCTCCTCTGGCACATCCCAGGGCATCCCAATCACAGAACTAGAAAAAGTAATCTTGCAATTTGGGAAGATAGGGAAAGACATTTTCACCATGGATTACCACTACCCTCTATCGGCGTTCCAAGCATTTGCAATCTGTTTAAGTAGCTTTGACACCAAACCTGCTTGCGAGTag
- the LOC107769488 gene encoding tubby-like F-box protein 5 isoform X4, with protein sequence MALKSIIHVLKGVGDNVDSKSKKQAERKCVLSRGRSYVAPERLTSSPCLFVQESPWASLPHELLFDIIQRIEASEITWPARRDVVTCASVCRSWRETTKEVVRTPEQCGLLTFPTSLKQPGPRDCPIQCFIRRERATSTFRLYLGLSPGLMISTYSALSGDASKLLLTAKKIRRATCTDFLISMSKDDFSRASDCYVGKLRSNFLRTKFVIYDAQPPCNLLIQSSGVLHKKFAMKKVEPKQLFGNHNVGTISYEVNVLRTRGPRRMRCTMHAIPFTAIQEGGSAPTPATFKEHVQCNSSLVSAVSNRTVQDSICSCFDEPVETIQKNTEPLTLRNKAPRWHEQLQCWCLNFKGRVTVASVKNFQLVASSGTSQGIPITELEKVILQFGKIGKDIFTMDYHYPLSAFQAFAICLSSFDTKPACE encoded by the exons ATGGCACTGAAATCAATTATTCATGTGCTTAAGGGAGTAGGAGATAATGTAGATAGCAAATCAAAAAAGCAAGCCGAGAGGAAGTGTGTATTGAGCCGTGGCAGGTCATATGTGGCTCCTGAGAGGTTAACATCCTCTCCATGTCTATTCGTTCAAGAAAGTCCGTGGGCGAGTTTGCCACATGAACTGCTGTTTGACATAATCCAAAGAATAGAGGCCAGTGAGATTACTTGGCCTGCCCGTAGAGATGTAGTTACTTGTGCCTCTGTGTGCCGGTCCTGGAGGGAAACAACCAAGGAGGTTGTTAGAACTCCGGAACAATGTGGGCTGCTGACTTTTCCTACGTCGTTGAAGCAG CCTGGGCCTAGAGATTGTCCAATTCAGTGCTTTATAAGAAGAGAAAGGGCAACATCAACTTTCCGATTATATCTTGGCCTGAGTCCTG GTCTGATGATTTCAACATATTCAGCTCTTTCAGGGGATGCCAGTAAATTGCTATTGACGGCAAAGAAGATTAGAAGGGCCACATGCACTGACTTCTTAATATCCATGTCGAAAGATGATTTTTCCCGGGCAAGTGATTGTTATGTTGGGAAGTTAAG GTCTAATTTTCTCAGGACTAAGTTTGTCATTTATGACGCTCAGCCACCATGCAATTTATTGATCCAGTCCAGTGGTGTGTTACATAAAAAGTTTGCTATGAAGAAGGTAGAGCCAAAGCAGTTATTTGGAAATCACAATGTGGGTACCATTTCTTATGAAGTCAATGTTCTACGTACAAGGGGGCCAAGAAGAATGCGGTGCACTATGCATGCGATCCCTTTCACTGCAATTCAAGAAGGTGGATCTGCTCCTACACCAGCAACTTTCAAAGAACACGTTCAGTGCAATTCATCTTTAGTATCAGCAGTTTCAAATAGGACAGTCCAAGATTCTATTTGTAGTTGTTTTGATGAGCCAGTTGAAACAATTCAAAAGAATACAGAACCTTTGACTTTGAGGAATAAAGCTCCAAGATGGCATGAACAATTGCAATGTTGGTGTCTGAATTTTAAAGGCCGTGTTACAGTGGCCTCTGTCAAGAATTTTCAGCTGGTGGCCTCCTCTGGCACATCCCAGGGCATCCCAATCACAGAACTAGAAAAAGTAATCTTGCAATTTGGGAAGATAGGGAAAGACATTTTCACCATGGATTACCACTACCCTCTATCGGCGTTCCAAGCATTTGCAATCTGTTTAAGTAGCTTTGACACCAAACCTGCTTGCGAGTag
- the LOC107769481 gene encoding uncharacterized protein LOC107769481 — protein MFKGIKSKPLYIGASHWLNIIIGQLNNKFLLLHNIYPSKMERRSTFRFRLPWSQPAPAPAPSPAPTPASKPSTQPTTKTSRAPTTRTGSRAASQPSSSSTPSSSPTTENPTRKQPPSATSTTTSAKPSSPAQPSAGTQSRNDAPTSTITPTPTSPTPLPQPSAEMNAPSQPSTRSTSPLTETTPVPPQPSAESKAPIQLSTTSTSPLIETTPIPPQPLAESKAPNQPSTSNSTPANAPASSKSETQTPTTTISTTPTSTIAQSGPSSPPGVSPSPSSQIRASRTESQPLIPSQEQQGISSQPASPSDVPLLPLIPSISCQSTREQFSILTCPCFQFF, from the coding sequence ATGTTCAAAGGTATCAAAAGCAAACCTTTATATATTGGTGCTTCTCACTGGTTGAATATCATCATCGGACAATTGAACAACAAATTTCTTTTGCTTCATAACATTTATCCTAGTAAAATGGAACGAAGATCCACATTCCGCTTCCGTCTTCCTTGGTCACAACCTGCACCTGCACCTGCTCCATCTCCAGCTCCAACACCTGCAAGCAAACCATCCACTCAGCCTACTACCAAAACAAGTCGCGCTCCCACAACTCGTACTGGCTCAAGAGCTGCTTCACAGCCCTCCAGCAGCAGTACGCCGTCCTCCAGTCCTACAACTGAAAACCCAACTCGCAAGCAGCCACCAAGCGCCACCTCAACCACAACATCTGCAAAGCCTTCTTCACCAGCTCAACCTTCAGCTGGCACTCAAAGCCGTAATGATGCCCCTACCAGTACAATCACCCCAACACCAACATCTCCTACGCCTCTACCTCAGCCCTCAGCTGAAATGAACGCACCTAGCCAGCCTTCCACCAGAAGCACAAGCCCTTTAACTGAAACTACCCCAGTTCCTCCTCAACCTTCAGCTGAAAGCAAAGCCCCTATCCAGCTCTCCACCACAAGCACAAGCCCTTTAATTGAAACTACCCCAATTCCTCCTCAACCTTTAGCTGAAAGCAAAGCCCCTAACCAGCCATCGACCTCAAACTCTACACCAGCAAATGCTCCAGCTAGTTCAAAATCTGAAACTCAAACCCCTACCACTACCATAAGCACCACCCCAACATCCACAATAGCTCAGAGCGGACCATCTAGTCCTCCAGGAGTTTCTCCCTCACCCTCTTCTCAAATTCGGGCATCCAGAACTGAGTCTCAACCATTGATACCATCTCAAGAACAGCAAGGGATCAGTTCTCAACCAGCCTCACCATCTGATGTTCCACTCTTACCTTTGATACCTTCGATTTCTTGCCAATCCACAAGGGAGCAGTTTTCAATTCTCACGTGCCCTTGCTTCCAATTCTTTTAG
- the LOC107769482 gene encoding CBS domain-containing protein CBSX3, mitochondrial, giving the protein MQGLLRMVRSCHEKLKVTILQNSQLKSTSEMNKIFARFGRVISFPTTQNKEANAIMVSQSTMQQKGLENTKVSDVLLTKDGEESGSWLCCRTNDTVFDAIKQMADNNIGSLVVLKPGENQLIAGIITERDYLRKVIVQDRSSKYTRVGDIMTEQSKLITVTSDTNILQAMQLMSEHHIRHVPVIDGKVVGMISVADIVKAVVEQQTGEVNQLNQFIRGDYY; this is encoded by the exons ATGCAAGGTCTTCTTCGAATGGTTAGATCATGTCATGAGAAGCTCAAGGTTACAATTCTACAGAACTCGCAGCTCAAAAGCACAAGTGAGATGAACAAAATATTCGCAAGATTTGGACGTGTCATCTCCTTCCCCACGACGCAAAACAAGGAAGCTAATGCCATAATGGTATCACAGTCCACAATGCAGCAAAAAGGGTTAGAGAATACAAAAGTATCTGATGTATTACTGACAAAGGATGGAGAAGAAAGTGGTTCATGGCTTTGTTGTCGGACAAATGACACAGTTTTTGATGCCATCAAACAA ATGGCAGACAATAACATCGGATCTTTGGTGGTTCTAAAGCCAGGAGAGAATCAACTGATAGCTGGAATTATAACAGAAAGAG ACTATCTGCGGAAGGTAATTGTGCAGGATAGATCATCTAAATACACAAGAGTGGGAGATATTATGACTGAGCAG AGCAAGCTCATAACAGTCACATCCGACACAAACATTCTTCAAGCGATGCAACTCATGAGTG AACATCACATACGACATGTTCCAGTGATAGACGGAAAGGTGGTAGGCATGATTTCTGTTGCAGATATTGTCAAAGCTGTGGTGGAGCAACAAACTGGAGAAGTGAACCAACTGAATCAATTCATTCGAGGGGATTACTACTGA
- the LOC107769483 gene encoding protein RADIALIS-like 6 isoform X1, with the protein MASWTTRQNKKFEEALALFDKETPDRWHNIARCVGGKSAEEVRRHYELLVKDIMQIENGHVPLPNYKAVESNSRYANEQRLLKNLKLR; encoded by the exons ATGGCCTCATGGACTACAAGGCAAAACAAGAAGTTTGAAGAGGCTTTGGCTTTATTTGACAAGGAAACTCCTGACCGCTGGCATAACATTGCCAGGTGTGTAGGTGGAAAATCAGCAGAGGAAGTGAGGAGGCATTATGAGTTGCTTGTGAAGGATATCATGCAAATTGAAAACGGCCATGTACCTTTACCTAATTACAAAGCCGTTGAAAGCAATAGCAGGTATGCCAATGAACAAAG GCTTCTGAAGAACCTGAAGCTACGGTGA
- the LOC107769483 gene encoding protein RADIALIS-like 6 isoform X2, giving the protein MASWTTRQNKKFEEALALFDKETPDRWHNIARCVGGKSAEEVRRHYELLVKDIMQIENGHVPLPNYKAVESNSRLLKNLKLR; this is encoded by the exons ATGGCCTCATGGACTACAAGGCAAAACAAGAAGTTTGAAGAGGCTTTGGCTTTATTTGACAAGGAAACTCCTGACCGCTGGCATAACATTGCCAGGTGTGTAGGTGGAAAATCAGCAGAGGAAGTGAGGAGGCATTATGAGTTGCTTGTGAAGGATATCATGCAAATTGAAAACGGCCATGTACCTTTACCTAATTACAAAGCCGTTGAAAGCAATAGCAG GCTTCTGAAGAACCTGAAGCTACGGTGA